CCCAGAGGAGACCGTGCCATCCAGAGTATTGCATACCGTTTGTAGTCAGGGCTGATCGCGCCGGGGCGTGTCTGCAATACGAATTCCGGCGAGAGGGCAAGGCCGGTAATGACAAGGGTCTTCCACCTGCCGTTGATGACCGCACCGATCCTGTCACCGGGCGAAAAACCGTGCGCCTCTGCAAAGGCCTCGCTCACGATCACCTCGTTGTCCCTCGAAGAATCGACCATCCGGCCTCTCCGGATATAGAGCCTGTTGAGGAGCGGCGTGCCGCTGTCCGGTATCGAGACGAGCCGGGCCGTGACCGGCTCAGGGAAAACCTTGATATCGAGATTCACGTCAGCGACCACCCGCGTCTCAACACGGTCCACACCGGGTATCTCGCTGATACGCTGCTTCACGTTTTCCGGCGCCCGCTTCAGGGAAGCAAAGACCCTGGCAAAACCATAGTCCCGATAGAATATGTCCCGCGTGATGTTCAGCGAGTGCATGGTGCCGATCCGCCTCACAAAGGTGGCAACGCCGCTGCCGATAACCAGGGCAATGGCAAGGGCCTGGCCCTTCATCTTCCAGAGGTCACGCCAGAGCTTATGGTCGAGCGCCTTCACACCGTTACCAGTGCAGCTCGCGAGG
This genomic stretch from Nitrospirota bacterium harbors:
- a CDS encoding ABC transporter permease, with protein sequence MQRKNRLASCTGNGVKALDHKLWRDLWKMKGQALAIALVIGSGVATFVRRIGTMHSLNITRDIFYRDYGFARVFASLKRAPENVKQRISEIPGVDRVETRVVADVNLDIKVFPEPVTARLVSIPDSGTPLLNRLYIRRGRMVDSSRDNEVIVSEAFAEAHGFSPGDRIGAVINGRWKTLVITGLALSPEFVLQTRPGAISPDYKRYAILWMARSPLG